One stretch of Thermanaerosceptrum fracticalcis DNA includes these proteins:
- a CDS encoding DUF362 domain-containing protein, which produces MSIVAITRGNLYPSREEIHRQVYRAIDLLGGINSFIKKGERVLIKPNVTEDHPADRGTTTDPYIVEALVGLCRQAGAGEIIIGEGAGVGKDSLECMEKTGWFMFTEKGIRLVDLNKEEKVKISIPNGLVFKELKIAKLALEVDAIINVPVLKTHVATLITCCLKNMKGVIPYESKKAMHFHGLHEGIVDLNTVIKPRLNVVDALVAQEGLGPVSGTPLPLGMIMAGADAAAVDTVGAHIMGVEVREVRHLVLAGEKGVGCNQLKEIKVVGEKLEDCVHPFVRPDLKLEFAGFKIISEKGCSGCNMQVMMTLKRMDAAGELDLLRKRYSKVNIIFGQGDLTEEGLSILVGNCQKKNRAKGALFVEGCPPAGWYIRDAIRKELLGLETLVDPGPIDL; this is translated from the coding sequence ATGAGTATCGTAGCTATAACCCGGGGCAACCTCTATCCCTCCCGAGAAGAGATACACCGGCAGGTATACCGGGCTATTGACCTGTTGGGAGGGATTAATTCCTTTATAAAAAAGGGCGAGCGTGTCCTGATTAAGCCTAATGTAACCGAGGATCATCCAGCCGATAGAGGGACAACCACCGACCCCTATATAGTAGAAGCCCTGGTAGGGCTGTGCCGGCAGGCTGGAGCCGGGGAGATCATCATCGGCGAAGGGGCAGGGGTAGGCAAAGATTCTTTAGAATGTATGGAAAAAACAGGCTGGTTCATGTTTACAGAAAAAGGCATTCGCCTGGTGGATCTTAATAAAGAAGAGAAAGTGAAAATTTCTATTCCCAATGGTCTTGTCTTTAAAGAGTTAAAAATAGCCAAACTGGCCCTGGAAGTAGATGCCATTATTAATGTGCCGGTTTTGAAGACCCATGTGGCTACTCTAATTACCTGCTGTTTAAAAAATATGAAAGGTGTTATACCCTACGAAAGCAAAAAAGCCATGCATTTTCACGGCCTCCACGAGGGAATTGTGGACTTAAACACTGTGATCAAACCTCGCCTGAATGTGGTGGATGCCCTTGTGGCCCAGGAGGGGCTGGGGCCTGTTTCCGGTACTCCCCTGCCCTTGGGCATGATTATGGCTGGAGCCGATGCCGCAGCTGTGGATACGGTGGGCGCTCATATCATGGGTGTGGAAGTACGGGAAGTAAGACACCTGGTCCTGGCAGGAGAAAAAGGTGTAGGCTGCAACCAGCTAAAAGAAATCAAGGTTGTGGGAGAAAAACTGGAAGACTGTGTTCATCCCTTTGTGCGGCCTGACCTGAAGCTGGAGTTTGCCGGTTTTAAAATAATTAGTGAAAAGGGCTGCAGCGGCTGTAACATGCAGGTCATGATGACTTTGAAGAGGATGGATGCAGCCGGGGAATTAGACCTTCTCCGGAAAAGATACAGTAAGGTAAATATTATCTTTGGGCAAGGAGATTTAACGGAGGAAGGTTTAAGCATCCTGGTTGGTAACTGCCAGAAAAAGAATAGAGCGAAAGGCGCTCTCTTCGTGGAGGGCTGTCCGCCGGCAGGCTGGTATATAAGGGATGCTATCCGGAAGGAACTTCTGGGGTTAGAGACCTTAGTGGATCCGGGGCCCATTGATTTATAG
- a CDS encoding thiamine-binding protein: MATVNLSLQVIPKVEDERTYEVVDEAIKVIRESGVKYLVGPMETTMEGELDTLWEVVKKAQDACIRAGASRVMSVIKIDYKPEGVTMEEKIHKYRS, encoded by the coding sequence ATGGCAACGGTCAATCTGAGCTTACAGGTAATACCCAAAGTAGAGGACGAGAGAACCTACGAGGTAGTGGATGAAGCCATTAAAGTCATCCGGGAATCAGGGGTCAAATACCTGGTGGGTCCCATGGAGACTACCATGGAAGGAGAATTGGACACCCTCTGGGAAGTGGTGAAAAAGGCTCAGGATGCCTGTATCCGGGCAGGAGCTTCCAGGGTTATGTCCGTGATCAAGATTGACTATAAGCCGGAGGGAGTGACCATGGAAGAAAAAATACATAAGTACAGGAGTTGA
- a CDS encoding M20/M25/M40 family metallo-hydrolase, translating into MINQERIVKEFMEMVQVASPTKKEGQFAQLLKHKLEAMGLEVYVDNAGKEAGSDTGNVIGRLKGNKPGLPAVIFAAHMDTVSPGEGIRPVIKEGIIYSRGDTVLGSDDKAGIAAILEALRHLKEEGISHGDIEVVFTIAEEGGLFGSKYLDYSLLKGKIAFVLDSGGAPGTIINRAPAQDKLSFVIHGKAAHAGVSPQEGISAIQAAARAIDRMKLLRIDEETTANIGVIKGGSVTNIVCDRVEIEAEARSLSVEKLEKQSRHMVECMEEACREFGARLESNVERAYNPFFVEEQDPLVLAARKAAEKLGLESRVISTGGGSDTNNFNARGIKAVNLGVGMSKVHTLDEFIPIKDLVDSARYVVSIIEELGK; encoded by the coding sequence ATGATTAACCAGGAACGTATAGTTAAGGAATTCATGGAAATGGTGCAGGTAGCCAGTCCTACCAAAAAGGAAGGGCAATTTGCCCAGCTGTTAAAACATAAGCTGGAGGCCATGGGCCTGGAAGTTTATGTGGACAATGCGGGCAAAGAGGCGGGGTCAGACACCGGAAACGTGATTGGACGGTTAAAGGGCAATAAACCCGGGCTGCCTGCCGTGATTTTTGCTGCCCATATGGATACCGTATCACCCGGTGAGGGTATTAGACCGGTGATTAAAGAGGGTATTATTTACTCGAGAGGCGATACTGTCCTGGGTTCTGATGATAAAGCGGGAATCGCCGCCATATTGGAGGCCCTGCGTCATCTCAAGGAAGAGGGCATATCCCATGGCGACATTGAGGTTGTTTTTACTATTGCCGAAGAAGGGGGCCTGTTTGGTTCGAAATACCTGGACTACAGCTTATTAAAGGGTAAGATTGCCTTTGTTTTAGACAGCGGTGGGGCACCGGGAACGATTATCAACAGGGCCCCTGCCCAGGATAAACTCTCTTTTGTTATCCACGGCAAAGCTGCCCATGCCGGCGTAAGCCCCCAAGAAGGAATCAGTGCCATTCAGGCAGCAGCTAGAGCTATTGACCGGATGAAACTCCTGCGGATTGATGAAGAAACCACTGCCAACATTGGGGTTATTAAAGGAGGTAGTGTCACCAATATTGTTTGTGACCGGGTGGAAATTGAGGCCGAAGCCAGAAGCCTTTCCGTAGAAAAGCTGGAGAAGCAGAGCCGGCATATGGTGGAGTGTATGGAAGAGGCCTGCCGGGAATTTGGCGCCAGGCTGGAAAGCAATGTGGAAAGGGCTTATAACCCCTTTTTTGTAGAGGAACAGGACCCCCTGGTATTGGCAGCCAGGAAGGCTGCAGAGAAATTAGGCCTGGAGAGCAGGGTAATTTCCACCGGTGGGGGCAGTGATACCAATAATTTTAACGCCCGGGGGATTAAAGCCGTTAATCTGGGTGTCGGCATGAGCAAGGTGCATACTCTTGATGAGTTTATTCCCATTAAGGATCTGGTCGATAGTGCCCGGTATGTGGTGTCTATAATTGAAGAGCTGGGAAAATAA
- a CDS encoding ABC transporter permease, with the protein MKRYVSSFLAFLILLLLWEFSVEIFQIEKFILPAPSLVAGALIASFPLLLEHSLQTAVEALLGFGLAVIMGTCLALAMGLLPWVKRTVYPLIVVSQTIPIMAVAPLLIIWFGYDILPKVLVVALVCFFPITVSTVEGLDHIDQDMVKLLLTMGATPGQILRLVKFPGALPSFFAGLKISATYSIMGAVIGEWLGGSKGLGIYMTRSMHSFLTERVFASIVAITAMSLILVGIIEIIARLTMPWLYQKISWQQDEKV; encoded by the coding sequence ATGAAACGATATGTCTCGTCTTTTCTTGCTTTTCTCATTTTATTGCTCTTGTGGGAATTTTCTGTGGAGATTTTCCAAATTGAGAAATTTATTTTACCTGCCCCCAGTCTCGTGGCCGGGGCTTTGATAGCATCCTTTCCTCTTCTTCTGGAGCACAGCCTGCAAACCGCTGTGGAAGCTCTTTTAGGCTTTGGCCTTGCCGTAATCATGGGCACGTGTCTGGCTTTGGCCATGGGCTTGCTTCCCTGGGTGAAAAGGACAGTTTATCCTTTAATTGTGGTTTCCCAGACCATACCCATTATGGCCGTAGCTCCCCTGCTGATCATCTGGTTTGGTTATGACATTCTGCCTAAGGTACTGGTGGTGGCCCTGGTTTGCTTTTTCCCCATCACCGTAAGTACGGTAGAAGGTCTGGATCATATTGACCAGGATATGGTGAAACTGCTTTTGACCATGGGGGCTACCCCCGGGCAGATCCTGAGGCTGGTAAAGTTCCCGGGAGCCTTACCGTCCTTTTTTGCAGGACTGAAAATATCGGCCACCTACAGTATTATGGGCGCTGTCATCGGTGAATGGCTGGGTGGGTCCAAAGGTTTAGGAATATACATGACTCGTTCCATGCACTCTTTTCTTACGGAGCGGGTATTTGCCTCCATTGTGGCGATTACCGCCATGAGTCTAATCCTTGTCGGAATCATTGAAATAATCGCCAGGTTAACTATGCCCTGGCTGTATCAGAAAATATCCTGGCAACAGGATGAAAAGGTGTAA
- a CDS encoding (2Fe-2S) ferredoxin domain-containing protein yields the protein MKSLEELKKIKEETRERMALREAKEGQVRVTVGMGTCGIAAGAREILNILLEEINKRNLPWVAVLTTGCPGICKKEPIVQITESEGTTYTYGEMTPERVKIVVARHLVNKQPVWDWLIGTRNPCGHRGGEQEA from the coding sequence ATGAAGTCCCTGGAGGAATTAAAAAAGATTAAAGAAGAGACCCGGGAGCGTATGGCACTCAGGGAGGCAAAGGAAGGCCAGGTGCGTGTTACGGTGGGAATGGGTACCTGTGGTATTGCGGCAGGAGCCCGGGAAATTTTAAATATTCTCCTTGAAGAGATCAACAAGCGGAATTTACCCTGGGTAGCGGTGTTAACCACCGGTTGCCCGGGGATATGTAAAAAAGAGCCCATCGTCCAGATTACGGAGAGTGAGGGTACTACCTATACCTATGGAGAGATGACGCCGGAAAGGGTAAAAATAGTGGTAGCCCGGCACTTGGTAAACAAACAGCCCGTGTGGGACTGGCTGATAGGTACCCGCAATCCCTGTGGACATAGGGGAGGGGAGCAAGAGGCATGA
- a CDS encoding 4Fe-4S binding protein, producing METKRKVKPVAKILNERCDGNPWCPSMRVCPIGAIKVKESRGLIMKKVVLEVDKTKCTGCGKCLNYCAHRAITIN from the coding sequence GTGGAAACAAAGAGAAAGGTTAAGCCCGTAGCCAAAATATTGAATGAGCGGTGTGATGGTAATCCCTGGTGTCCTTCGATGCGGGTATGTCCGATAGGAGCGATTAAAGTAAAAGAATCAAGAGGGTTGATCATGAAAAAGGTGGTTCTGGAAGTGGATAAAACCAAGTGTACAGGCTGTGGAAAGTGTTTAAACTACTGTGCTCACAGGGCTATCACAATTAATTAA
- a CDS encoding ABC transporter ATP-binding protein has translation MLEIKNITKTYSSPQGEIWTLKDISLAVGKGEFVSIIGPSGCGKSTLFNIISGLERPDRGKVLLSGQDITGQKGHTAYMLQKDLLLPWRTVLDNCILGLEVQGVARDVGRKRAEALLPEFGLEGFARSFPVVLSGGMRQRVAFLRTMLQGKEILLLDEPFGSLDAFTKGEMHEWLLGIWEKYHPTVLFITHDVDEALLLSDRVYVLSTRPATVKLDVEVKLERPRFRDLITEEKFVKLKKLLLEALAQNKPHS, from the coding sequence ATGTTGGAAATTAAAAATATTACAAAGACCTATAGCTCTCCCCAGGGAGAAATATGGACATTAAAGGATATTTCCCTGGCCGTTGGCAAAGGTGAATTTGTTAGTATCATCGGGCCCAGCGGTTGTGGCAAGAGCACCCTCTTTAATATCATCAGCGGTTTGGAGAGGCCGGACCGGGGGAAGGTCCTTTTATCCGGCCAGGATATCACGGGACAGAAGGGGCATACGGCTTACATGCTGCAAAAAGATTTGCTCCTCCCCTGGCGTACCGTGTTGGACAATTGTATTTTGGGGCTGGAAGTACAAGGGGTTGCCAGGGACGTGGGCCGGAAACGGGCTGAGGCCCTTTTGCCGGAATTCGGCCTTGAGGGGTTTGCGCGGAGTTTTCCCGTCGTATTATCGGGTGGTATGAGACAAAGGGTGGCTTTCCTCCGGACCATGCTGCAGGGGAAAGAGATTTTGCTCTTAGATGAACCCTTTGGTTCCCTGGATGCCTTTACCAAAGGGGAAATGCACGAGTGGCTCCTGGGAATCTGGGAAAAATATCATCCTACCGTCCTCTTTATCACCCACGATGTAGACGAGGCCCTGCTTTTGTCGGACCGGGTCTATGTCCTCAGTACACGGCCCGCTACGGTGAAACTGGATGTAGAGGTAAAACTGGAAAGACCCCGTTTTCGTGATCTGATCACGGAGGAAAAATTTGTAAAATTGAAGAAGTTGTTACTGGAAGCATTAGCCCAAAACAAACCTCACTCTTAG
- a CDS encoding complex I 24 kDa subunit family protein translates to MTTCGCRLGEKRVPNPEEFLRQHPDKKYQELGRVLARNREKPENLITVLHEAQLIFGYLPSDVQIYIADALDVPISEVYGVVTFYSLFTTVPRGKYTISVCLGTACYVKGAGDIMEAFKENLKIDEGETTQDGLFTLQSARCIGACGLAPVLTINNDIHGQLTPDDVPKLLDRYREAVQKDQPLSQARIHNKDRKVGGPAEEGEKKRV, encoded by the coding sequence ATGACAACCTGTGGCTGCCGCCTGGGTGAAAAGAGGGTGCCAAACCCCGAAGAGTTTTTACGGCAACATCCTGATAAAAAATATCAGGAATTAGGCCGTGTCCTGGCCAGAAACAGGGAAAAACCCGAAAACCTGATTACTGTGCTCCATGAGGCCCAGCTTATCTTTGGTTATTTACCCAGTGATGTACAAATTTATATTGCCGATGCCTTAGATGTGCCCATCAGTGAGGTCTACGGCGTGGTTACTTTTTATTCCCTTTTCACCACTGTCCCTCGGGGAAAATATACCATTTCTGTATGCCTGGGGACGGCTTGCTATGTAAAAGGGGCGGGAGATATTATGGAAGCCTTCAAGGAAAATTTAAAAATTGACGAAGGTGAGACTACCCAGGATGGTCTTTTTACCCTGCAAAGTGCCCGCTGTATCGGGGCCTGCGGGTTGGCCCCCGTTTTAACCATCAATAATGATATCCATGGCCAGTTGACCCCCGATGATGTTCCTAAACTCCTTGACCGTTACCGGGAAGCTGTCCAAAAAGACCAGCCCCTCAGTCAAGCCCGCATCCATAACAAGGACAGGAAAGTTGGGGGACCCGCTGAGGAAGGAGAGAAGAAAAGAGTATGA
- a CDS encoding NADH-quinone oxidoreductase subunit NuoF, translated as MKIQRAHLLLCHGTACTSSASEAVKKALEEELARSQLAEQVKVIPTGCFGFCAMGPIMVVYPEGIMYCKVKPGDAREIVETHLIKGRVIERLLYKDPVDKARVSELDDIDFFRHQRREVLHNCGHINPEDIREYIARDGYLALGQVLTGYKPQEVIEMVKASGLRGRGGGGFPTGRKWEFAAQAEGEEKFVVCNADEGDPGAFMDRSILEGDPHAVLEGMAIAGYAIGASKGFVYIRAEYPIAVERLNIAIKQARELGLLGKNLFASGFDFDIELRLGAGAFVCGEETALLNSISGKRGEPRPRPPFPAVKGLFFKPTLINNVETLANIPRIILKGPEWFAGIGTEKSKGTKVFAIAGKVVNTGLIEVPMGTTLRTIIFEIGGGIPKGRKFKAAQIGGPSGGCVPEAHLDVPIDYDSLLEIGAMMGSGGLIVMDESDCMVDIARFFLEFTQDESCGKCTPCRVGTKRMLEILQRITMGDGREGDLDLLKSLAEDIKDTSLCGLGQTAPNPVLSTLRFFEDEYLAHILEKRCPAGVCARLVRYEIIPEKCTACTVCARVCPVDAVTGTPKKPPYFIHQDICIKCGACQAKCPFSAIAKE; from the coding sequence ATGAAAATTCAACGTGCCCATTTATTACTTTGTCATGGTACGGCCTGTACATCCTCGGCCAGTGAAGCGGTAAAAAAAGCCCTGGAAGAGGAACTTGCACGCTCTCAGCTTGCTGAACAGGTGAAGGTAATCCCTACGGGCTGTTTTGGTTTTTGTGCCATGGGGCCTATCATGGTTGTTTACCCGGAAGGTATCATGTACTGTAAAGTAAAGCCTGGTGACGCCAGGGAAATAGTGGAAACCCATCTCATCAAGGGGCGTGTGATAGAGCGCCTGTTGTACAAGGACCCTGTAGATAAGGCGCGGGTATCTGAACTGGATGACATTGACTTTTTCCGGCATCAGCGGCGGGAGGTACTGCATAACTGTGGTCATATCAACCCTGAAGATATCAGAGAATATATTGCCCGTGACGGTTATCTTGCTCTGGGGCAAGTCCTGACCGGCTATAAACCCCAGGAGGTCATTGAGATGGTGAAAGCCTCCGGTTTAAGGGGAAGAGGTGGTGGTGGTTTTCCCACAGGCAGGAAATGGGAATTTGCCGCCCAGGCAGAAGGTGAGGAAAAATTCGTCGTCTGTAATGCTGACGAAGGTGATCCGGGGGCTTTCATGGACCGGAGCATCCTGGAAGGTGACCCTCATGCCGTACTGGAAGGAATGGCTATTGCCGGTTATGCTATTGGCGCAAGCAAAGGCTTTGTTTACATCCGGGCCGAATATCCTATCGCCGTGGAAAGATTGAACATTGCCATTAAACAGGCCCGGGAACTGGGCCTCTTAGGCAAAAATCTCTTTGCTTCAGGCTTTGATTTTGATATAGAACTGCGCTTGGGGGCAGGGGCCTTCGTCTGTGGAGAAGAGACAGCCCTCTTAAATTCCATTTCAGGCAAACGGGGGGAGCCCCGGCCCCGTCCGCCCTTCCCCGCCGTCAAAGGGCTGTTTTTTAAGCCAACATTAATTAATAACGTAGAAACCCTGGCTAACATACCCCGAATTATCCTGAAGGGACCGGAGTGGTTTGCCGGCATAGGCACGGAAAAAAGCAAGGGGACCAAGGTTTTTGCTATTGCCGGTAAAGTTGTGAATACGGGCCTGATTGAAGTCCCCATGGGTACTACTTTGCGTACGATTATTTTCGAGATCGGCGGCGGGATACCTAAGGGGAGAAAGTTTAAAGCGGCCCAAATCGGGGGACCCTCAGGGGGCTGTGTTCCCGAAGCCCATTTGGATGTGCCCATAGATTATGACAGCTTATTGGAAATAGGGGCCATGATGGGTTCAGGCGGCTTGATTGTCATGGACGAAAGCGACTGTATGGTGGATATTGCCAGGTTCTTTTTAGAGTTTACCCAGGATGAATCCTGTGGTAAATGTACACCCTGCCGGGTAGGAACCAAACGCATGCTGGAGATTTTACAGCGTATTACCATGGGGGATGGTAGAGAGGGTGATCTTGACCTTCTAAAAAGCCTGGCCGAGGATATTAAAGATACCTCTTTGTGTGGACTGGGACAGACTGCACCCAACCCGGTCCTGAGCACCCTTCGCTTTTTCGAAGATGAATACCTGGCTCATATTCTGGAGAAACGCTGTCCGGCGGGAGTATGTGCCAGGCTTGTCCGTTACGAGATAATTCCCGAAAAGTGTACAGCCTGTACCGTGTGTGCCAGGGTCTGTCCCGTTGACGCTGTCACGGGCACCCCTAAGAAGCCGCCCTATTTTATTCACCAGGATATCTGTATTAAATGCGGAGCCTGCCAGGCCAAATGTCCTTTTAGCGCCATAGCCAAGGAGTGA
- a CDS encoding ABC transporter substrate-binding protein encodes MKKLFTAYTLLIFVLMALTGCTSTAPPKKEEPAPVPAPPPLTKVTVMLDWTPNTNHTGLYVAKEKGFYKEQGLDVEILQSGEPGPAQLVAAGKVDFGVSYQEEVTNARAADIPIVSLAAVIQHNTSGFASLKEANLTRPKDLEGKRYGGWGSPAEHAVIEAVMAKDGGNGKKVKFIDIGSADFFSVIGKKVDFTWIYYGWDGIQAELRKIPLNVIMLKDFDKALDYYTPVIITSEKNIKERADLVKKFMHATSKGYELAIAQPEEGAKILLKHAPELNAELVMASQKWLSTQLQADAPQWGRQKKEVWEGYAQWMFERKLLDKMIEADKAFTNEFLPPK; translated from the coding sequence ATGAAAAAATTGTTTACAGCCTACACCCTCCTCATCTTTGTTTTGATGGCGCTGACCGGATGTACATCTACTGCTCCGCCCAAGAAAGAGGAACCTGCCCCCGTTCCTGCTCCTCCACCTCTCACTAAAGTTACAGTGATGCTGGATTGGACCCCCAATACCAACCACACAGGCTTATATGTAGCTAAAGAAAAAGGCTTTTATAAAGAGCAGGGGCTCGATGTGGAAATTCTACAGTCAGGTGAACCGGGACCGGCCCAGTTAGTAGCTGCGGGCAAAGTGGATTTCGGAGTCAGTTACCAGGAGGAAGTGACTAATGCGCGCGCAGCCGATATTCCTATCGTTTCCCTGGCGGCAGTTATTCAACATAATACCTCAGGTTTTGCTTCGCTGAAAGAAGCCAATCTAACCCGTCCCAAAGATCTGGAAGGCAAGCGCTATGGGGGATGGGGGTCCCCGGCTGAACATGCGGTCATTGAAGCGGTCATGGCCAAAGACGGCGGTAATGGGAAAAAAGTAAAATTTATCGATATCGGTTCCGCTGATTTTTTCTCTGTTATTGGTAAAAAAGTGGATTTTACCTGGATTTATTATGGTTGGGACGGGATCCAGGCCGAATTAAGAAAGATCCCTTTGAATGTCATCATGCTCAAAGATTTTGATAAAGCCCTGGATTATTACACTCCTGTCATTATTACCAGCGAAAAGAATATTAAAGAGCGGGCAGACCTTGTAAAAAAGTTTATGCATGCAACAAGCAAGGGCTACGAATTGGCTATTGCCCAACCGGAAGAAGGAGCCAAGATTCTTCTCAAACATGCTCCCGAACTTAACGCCGAACTGGTAATGGCCAGCCAGAAGTGGCTGAGTACTCAGCTTCAGGCCGATGCTCCCCAGTGGGGCCGGCAAAAAAAAGAGGTCTGGGAGGGGTATGCCCAGTGGATGTTTGAACGCAAGCTTCTTGATAAAATGATTGAAGCTGACAAGGCCTTTACCAATGAATTTTTGCCCCCAAAATAA
- a CDS encoding GGDEF domain-containing protein — MVNLRHHQYLSLHDALTGLYNRAYFQEIMRTLEKGPIQPVGMIICDVDGLKLINDTLGHEIGDSLLITTAEIISTALGTQGIAARIGGDEFAI, encoded by the coding sequence TTGGTTAATTTAAGACATCATCAATACCTTAGCCTCCATGATGCCCTGACCGGGCTATATAACCGCGCCTACTTCCAGGAAATAATGCGCACCCTGGAAAAAGGACCCATCCAGCCGGTAGGTATGATAATTTGTGACGTGGACGGACTCAAACTGATCAATGATACCCTGGGTCATGAGATTGGTGACTCATTACTTATAACAACGGCAGAAATTATTTCTACTGCTTTGGGTACTCAAGGTATAGCAGCCAGGATTGGCGGTGACGAATTTGCCATTTAA
- a CDS encoding NADH-dependent [FeFe] hydrogenase, group A6 — MMMKEEQKVSLTIDGRKVTVPEGMSVLEAARHAGVDIPSLCYLKGVNEVGTCRICVVEIEGSKNLQASCTYPVSEGLVVRTNTKRVLKARRTVLQLLLSEHPQDCLTCYRNTNCELQAMAHRFNIVEIPFHGERTTFPNDDKSVAVMREPSKCIRCRRCIGVCSAIQTAYVYSATHRGFESIISPAFGMSLDDVACITCGQCANVCPTAAIHEPDNTSQVWDALNDPEKYVIVQVAPSVRVTLGEEFGFPIGSVVTGQMVAALRKMGFAKVFDTDFTADLTIMEEGYEFLQKLKAGGPFPHLSSCSPGWIKFCEHFYPEFLDCVSTVKSPHSMFGALAKTYHAEKVGIDPAKMVVVSVMPCTAKKYELNRPEMNDSGFKDVDIAITTRELARMIRQAGIDFANLPEEEFDTPMGIASGAGLIFGATGGVIEAALRTIYEITTGKELPLPQYVQSLRGMDGLKQAEVELPQGKIRVAIAHGTGNARMLLEKIKSGEVYHFVEIMGCPGGCVGGGGQPILPLRRGWEGTIDYRMDRADSLYKAEKELPYRKSHENPAVKKLYEEFLGHPLSEKAHKLLHTSYTPRSRYPKGIPQVYALPEPAVYEQ; from the coding sequence ATGATGATGAAGGAAGAGCAAAAGGTCAGCCTGACCATTGACGGCAGAAAAGTGACGGTACCCGAAGGAATGTCGGTTTTAGAGGCGGCACGGCATGCAGGGGTGGATATTCCTTCCCTGTGCTATTTAAAGGGTGTGAACGAGGTGGGGACCTGCCGGATTTGTGTAGTAGAAATAGAGGGATCCAAAAACCTGCAGGCCTCCTGTACCTATCCTGTTTCTGAAGGTCTGGTGGTAAGAACCAATACCAAGAGGGTGCTGAAGGCCCGCCGTACCGTACTGCAGCTTTTGTTGTCGGAACATCCCCAGGATTGTTTGACCTGCTACCGCAATACCAACTGTGAACTCCAGGCCATGGCCCATCGTTTCAATATAGTGGAAATTCCTTTTCACGGGGAGCGCACCACCTTTCCCAATGATGACAAGTCTGTTGCTGTCATGCGGGAACCTTCTAAATGTATTCGCTGCCGCCGTTGTATCGGTGTGTGCTCGGCTATACAAACAGCCTATGTTTATTCTGCTACCCATCGGGGTTTTGAGTCTATTATTTCCCCTGCCTTTGGGATGAGTCTGGATGATGTAGCCTGTATCACCTGCGGGCAGTGTGCCAATGTCTGCCCTACTGCGGCTATACATGAGCCTGATAATACCAGTCAGGTGTGGGATGCCCTAAATGATCCGGAAAAATATGTTATTGTCCAGGTGGCTCCCTCGGTTCGTGTTACCCTGGGAGAGGAATTTGGGTTTCCCATTGGCTCTGTAGTTACAGGACAGATGGTAGCTGCCTTGCGCAAGATGGGTTTTGCTAAGGTCTTTGATACAGATTTTACGGCCGACCTCACGATTATGGAGGAGGGTTATGAATTCCTGCAAAAACTAAAAGCGGGGGGCCCCTTCCCCCATTTAAGCTCTTGCAGTCCCGGCTGGATTAAGTTTTGCGAACACTTTTATCCCGAGTTCTTAGACTGTGTATCCACAGTTAAGTCTCCCCACTCCATGTTTGGTGCTTTAGCTAAAACCTATCATGCTGAAAAAGTGGGGATAGACCCTGCCAAAATGGTGGTCGTCTCTGTAATGCCCTGTACTGCCAAAAAATATGAGCTAAACCGCCCGGAGATGAATGACAGTGGGTTTAAGGATGTGGATATAGCCATTACTACCCGGGAGTTGGCCCGCATGATTCGCCAGGCCGGTATTGACTTTGCCAATTTGCCGGAAGAAGAATTTGATACCCCCATGGGTATAGCCAGCGGCGCCGGCCTGATCTTTGGGGCTACAGGGGGAGTGATCGAAGCGGCTTTACGGACGATTTACGAGATCACCACAGGTAAGGAATTACCTTTACCCCAATATGTCCAGTCTCTTCGCGGCATGGATGGTCTCAAACAGGCGGAAGTTGAGCTGCCCCAGGGAAAAATCAGGGTAGCCATTGCCCATGGCACGGGGAATGCCCGGATGCTTTTAGAAAAAATAAAAAGCGGGGAAGTTTATCATTTTGTAGAAATCATGGGTTGTCCCGGTGGCTGCGTGGGAGGAGGAGGGCAACCCATCCTCCCCTTGCGCAGGGGTTGGGAAGGGACCATAGATTATAGAATGGATCGCGCCGATTCCCTTTATAAAGCTGAAAAGGAACTGCCCTACCGCAAATCCCATGAAAACCCGGCAGTAAAAAAGCTGTATGAAGAATTTTTGGGTCATCCCCTTAGTGAAAAGGCCCACAAGCTCCTGCATACCAGCTACACGCCCCGTTCCCGCTATCCGAAAGGGATTCCCCAGGTGTACGCGTTGCCTGAACCTGCCGTATACGAACAGTGA